From Erigeron canadensis isolate Cc75 chromosome 5, C_canadensis_v1, whole genome shotgun sequence:
tTATAGCATTGCAATTgcaattattaattataagcCTCATGATCTAGCAATGGTCATTACTACGATATGAATTTTGAAACACCCAGTTAATTGGGAATATGCAAACATCACCAAATATGTTTTAGGAAGCTTTCAAATCTTTGAGAATATGGGCTGTTTTTCTAGCAATGACATGATGGATCCGGCTGAAGATCTACTGTATATTGCAACACCAATCTAAAATATACAATGCACATTGTTTTTAACAAACTTTCAAAACCTTGCAGTGTTGTTCTCGGGACAACCGTATATTTTCTCCTTCTTAGAAACCTAGATCCTAGATTGAATTTAAACCACAatgaaaattaaataagtaATGAGAAGATATATATACTATTGTACATTTTGGCATAACATATGATTCAAAGTCAAATGTGAAGTATTCCTTAGAGTCATCACAACAAATTTTATGTCTGGAAAGTAAACCTAATTTTTCACATAAGAACATACCTACTCGATTATACGATATGGGGCACTTCATAGTTCTGTGTTGATGATCCCAAGTTTAACATGGATCGTCATCCCGAACTCTGTAACTGGCCCTGATTATGGTTTCCATCTTACAGGCATACAATCTTTCTCGAGATCACAAGCCAGGGCTTGATATTGAGAGGGAGAGGATACTAAAAGCAGGTGGATTCATTCATGCAGGCCGAGTTAACGGGAGTCTCAATCTTACCAGAGCTATAGGTACTCTATATGTTTCACCATGAAAGTATTTGCTACTTTTTTTTCATTGTTATTTATTGTCTTGTACTGTTGTCCCTTACATGGATATTGTCTCTGTGTGTGAGACAGAGAGAAAAAGAGGGGAGGGAGGGAGATATTCTGTATATCATTGATAAATAGTGATGGTTTTGCAGGTGACATGGAATTTAAGCAGAACAAGTTTTTGACTCCTGAAAAGCAGATAGTTACGGCCAATCCTGATGTTAACATCGTAAGTCCCTTCTACCTTTCTTTAAAGCgactctttttctttctttcatttactatatatatacactaaagtTGTTTATATCATTTCTCTTTgggtgatattattattaattatccTACAATATGAATTGAAGTGCGAGTAATTGTTTATGAATGCATTGCTCTCTTGCTTCAACAGTTCAACGTATTCTTAGTGGTTTGTGCttgatatgattttaaatttctGATTTTGATTAGGTCGAGCtatgtgatgatgatgattttatgGTGCTGGCATGTGACGGTATCTGGTAAGGagtcttttctttctcaactAATTTAATCATGCAACTAGAAAACTGTACAAGCTTCATGTCCTAGTGGTTTTTGTTCCTTTTTTTGGTATTGACAATGATTCGCCATTGTTTGATCACATGAAGAATTACCTCCCTGTACCTTGCAACCATTTGCTCTGTTGTGCTGCAAGTACTCTGAATAATTTTGGATCTTATATCATTGCTGAATCACCAAGTCATTAACTTTCATTTGTTCAGGGATTGCATGTCAAGCCAACAATTAGTTGATTTCATTCATGAACAATTGAAATCGGTAAGTATGAGATGTCTCATGATACCTTCAAGTTGGAGTGTTTTCATCTTGTATATTTATAGTGAACAATGTGTAAGAGGTGCATGTGGGCTGCTTGGGTGGCAGGTCAAAAGGTAACCCTTAGTACATGCCGAGTAGGGCTGGTCCATCCCACAAATATTTTCCCAGTGTTAATAAGTAGTTAATGTGTTAACTAACTACTAAAACTATATTGTTATAatttcaaagttgaaaaaaaacgTGGTTTTCATTTTGAGTTGAGGTAGAATCTCTATCCATATGGAGTACGAGGCTACGAAAACGATAACTACTTAAACGGAATATTTAAAACAGGATTTATGGAATTTTTTATACTACATTTTTTTACTCTTAAACACAACAATTTCATCATCTGAATTTGTTTTTTACACAAGACATGTATATGCATCTGAATACATTGTAGATAACTTTCAACCCATTGGACCCATTTCTTTTTTAGTTGATAGTTGCATGACCGAAAGGTGGcagtttcaacccatttactcaGGGATGATCCAAATTGGGTTATGGACTTGTGGTTTATCTTTAACGGGCTAAATGAGTGTAATTAACCTATAGCTAAAAGCCAAATGGGTCAAACCGGTTGAAAGTTCTCCAGCGTGTAATCTTTATGCTGACAAAGTCGCCTAAGTTGTGATAGCGTAGTTTTGTTATGACACTGAAACATTAACAGTTTTTTTTAGTGGAAAAGGACAAGTATGCTTGTTCTTGACCCCAAAACAACTCTGTTTCCATCcatacccattttgacccattacccaacctgcccatACTTGAAAAGTGTGCTTAGAAGACGATGGTTTTTAAATCATTAACATGGTCTTAGTTTTTTTGTCCTGACAATCTCTTATTGTTTTAAACTAGTAATTCTAGTTTTTTGTCTTGACAATCTTTCAGTGTTTTAAAGTAGTAATTGTAACTCTTAGAACTTATGTACAGGAAAGTAAACTTTCAACAATATGTGAGAGAGTCTTCGATAAATGTTTAGCACCATCAACTTCTACAGGAGAAGGATGTGACAACATGACCATGATCTTGGTGCAATTCAAAAAGCCAATTCAGCCGTGCACTACTACAGAAAATGAAGATGTAGAAGAGGTAGACAGTAAACTAAAAACCGTTGCAATTGAATCAAGCTAAGTCTAAGTTCGAAGGACAAGTCATACTTGGTACATATTGTTGGTACAAGTCAAACTGCGAAAAATAGTAGTCttatagtttcttttttttttttttttttttttttttattacaattcTCTCTTCAGTTTGATTGTAAAgaaaatttcatttcattttatatgcTGTTAGTAAGGATGATTTACTTGAGAAGTTAATAGCACCTGTTAGCTTGAGTAGGCAGGTATTTTGAGTTTGGCTTTTGTATCAAGATTGTGTGATGTGCTTGATTTTACCTTAATAAGTTAAGTATCAGATCTTTTCAAGTCAAAACTGCAAAATGGTTATGGAACCGAACTTGTTTAAATCGTTCTATTGATAGCCAAGTTTTGGTCTAGACAAGCGTTTTAGTCCAATGTGAAGTGTGCATACCCGGGCTTAGTCGATTTTTTTAGAAGAGATAATTGAACCGGAGAGATGCTTTTTTGAAAACGTTGAAAGAGAGATCCAAGTTGAGCGTACAGTGGTTTGACTCATGGTCTTGTCAACGTGCACAAAACTTTGATTTTTGAGTTCAGCGAGTTTTATCAATCATACAgtgttttaatttaatcaaaaaaacAATGATTACAAAATATCAATTCTCAAATCAATATTTGTGCTATCAACATCCTTTTGCTCTTTCTAACAGATCATCCATATAACAATGCTAAAATCAATGTATAACTTTTAACATAGTTAATGAATAAATCAAAacacaaatataataaattCTATATTCTAAAAAagaattagtaaataaatatgtaaaataaacaataaataagaattttttttttttgaacgggtATACAacatcagggaaacctcaccaTATAACGGTGAAACTTTGCACGTACCTCAGACAACGAGATATTGCCtatgggccgttacaagtattcggagggaAAAATCCCAAAGTTTTGTCATCCATAagaatcgaactcaagaccttgggtaaaaccggAAGTCCCTTGcgcaaataaataaataaatatgtgaaTAAATCATTTCTTCCACTCATCATTTTCAGGGATAATGAGCCTCTAACTCATACGTGTATAGTATCTTGTATCGTTTTCGAaacttctttttattattattataatatgtgTGACATAATCGATGTATCCAGTAGTTATttctaaacatttattttaaattttttatgtgatttaatttatattaattaaaccaCTTAGTCTTAGATAAGTGGCCACCTGGGACCTTCTTTGGGGGTTCCTGGGGAGAGGATGTTGGTTAGGAGACCTGAGATCGAATCTCAATTCCCTATCGTCTTGGGCATTTACCTCTTCGGACGCGTGCGAGCAGTGTTATCGCACCCTTGGTCTCTAGGGGTGCATTCGTGTTCCAACTGCTAACATACTGTCCGCTTGGATGTCACTGCAGGGGTTCGAACCACTAACAAACTAACACgttgttctaaaaaaatttatatcaattaatttttacctttatttattttctatactCATTAAAAATTATgtgtgttgaaaagtttacaaatgTGGGACATGCAATTTTATCCTTCCActtataataaaacataaatatctCTATTCTCTTTATCTCTCTATCAAAACAATGTAtcaaaacaacacacactctCTTTATTTCCGTCAATAAACACCGCCGTCATCCAACAACACCAACACCCCGGCCACCTTCGTTTACGATATCCACCGCTACgcgcaggtaccatgctcgtatatttAGAAGCAATGTGACAATTGATTGTGTTTAAAATTTTGAACTTATAGGActtaatcttaaaataaaagtatatataaataaataagaaatttaaaattatcACACCTCTTCAATAATTTgtcaaaaacagaaaaagaccTAATTCGCTGAACCCCTGCAACTTTACATCACCAGAATTTAGCGGCCACACTttgttaacattattttataTACTCTGCAActgaaacaaagaaagaaaatggcAGGGGTCATTCCTGAATCAGCCATTGAAGCAGTTAATCGAACTTTAAACAATTTCAAAGATTTCCAAACTCATTTTTCTGATTTCTTGCCCCTTTGTGAACCTGACACTCTTTCTGAATTACACCCTCTTCAACGTGCTCAATCTTTACTCTTGCTTGCCAAAGCTACCACTACACTCTTTacatgtaaatataaatatatatctatatatttatctatatctataaatcttTATGTGTACTTATACAAGATACTTATAgggtttctttatttttattatattttgataaagtttgtatctttttttgttttcaagtgAAGCTGCGTTGTACTGGTGTTGACCCAGATGACCATCCTGTCAGTTCAGAACTTGTAGGTcattttacataattatatatataattttattttgtagttTTCGTGGGGTTGTTGAAAATGTTGATAAAagtcttaattttttttggtgAATTTAGGAGAGATTGAAGTTGTATCAAGAAAAGCTGGATAGGTGCATAGACTTGAGCAAGggtaattttatttagtttttggtAGATTATTGTGGTTTGATTTTAGGTTTTTGAAGCTACTGGGTATAAAAAGGTTGGAACTTCTAAGATTTTGATGCTTATTTTGAAAACTGGTTATATGTTTATTGCATTTCGATACGACAGATAAGCTGTTTTAATTGTTTCTATAAAAGCAAATGTTTATTATTTTCTGTTTACTTTAGAGTGAAATCAGCTGTTTCGATATGCAGTTTGAGAGTTTAGTTTTAGTAATTTCttgtagtttaattttttttttaaaattcgataagtagttttttttttttaaattttagtaatttcttgtagtttaattttagttttttgaagtttaaagcTACTGGATATAAAAAGGTTGGAACTTTTGGGCTTTGATGCTTACTTTGAAAACTGCTTATATGTTTATTGCATTTCGATACGACAGATAAGCTGTTTTAATTGTTTCGATAGAAGCAAAATGTTTATTAATATCTGTTTACTTATGGAGTGAAATAAGCTGTTTCGATAAGCAGTTTGAGAGTTTTTTATTCAAACTACTTTTCTGATTAAGACTAGTGTTACTTGAACAAAATGACCAAACATTGAAACAACTGCATCTTTCATTACTGTGTTTGTTGAATCCAAACATTATCTTCTGCATTGCGTTTTGTTACAGCTGATTATGTGCTTTTActtatttcaattttcaaaggCATAAGCAGTTTCCATCCATATGCAATCCCAGATACTGTTTGAATGATCAGCGTCAGGGAATCAGTTATTATAAAATGGTAGGCATGAGATAGTGGTTGGACGCCTTCTTTGGTTACTTGAGTTTTCATAACCACTTACAATAATGTCAAGTGTTTTGGCAAATTCTGATAGTAACATATAAATTTAGAGTATTAGTATGTTGCAGCTTATTAATCCATTTATTATAACATTATAGTATCTTAAGATACTCTATAGAACTCACTCCTTTTATGCACAACCTACTTGAGAGTTccagcagcctctctaccttgaGGTAGGGGTATTGCCAACGACATCATATCTTCCCCATGCCTTGCACTTTAGTGCGGTTGGGTATAGTTGTTGTATTGTTGCAGCTAATTATTGCCCAGTATGTGACCCCTATATCTTAGATAATAAAATGATTCATCCAAACATTAGAAGctgattattttgattttaattggcAACAATCAGATATACCCTCATAATAGTTTGCATGTGCTAAGTTTTAGAATTATTTGTTGAGATTATATATTTAAGCTTTATATTTCAAATGACTACATGCAGCTCCCTTGCGACCTTCAGCGACTTTAAACTACCAGGCAGCAACCCGTTTCATTGAGCATTCATTGCCTGACCTTACCAGTGGTAAGCGGCCTGTAgcttatttataaaaagaatttgTTATAGCATTCAATAGTTTGATTTTACTGCAACGTTATTTGCATAAAATAACAGACCAAAAGAAGAATATGAGAGAAATCAGTAGACGGGAGAGGGTAAATCGTGGCCATTCCGAAGGACATGTTAGTAAGAGGAGAAAGTATCTATCATCTAATAAAACTTCTGTAAAGACTGCTGCTCAGGAGTTTCTTGAAAAAGCAACTCGTGAGCTACTTGGTGATGAGAAAAGTTCCTTCAAGGGGCCTTTAAGGCCTCAAGATTCAGATGGAGATGACATGTCAACTGAAAATTAGTAAGCGTGATTTCCTATGCATTTACTCTTGGATTATTACATctaacattttgtttatattgttGATTAATGTTCTGCATATCCAGAGACAATTTAGTTTTGGTATAGTAAAACAATGAGATTTGATGTTGGATGTATCATAGACAAGTGtaatataatttagttttggTATAATAAACTTTAATAACTTAAAACGAACATTTCAACTCT
This genomic window contains:
- the LOC122600487 gene encoding nuclear nucleic acid-binding protein C1D; protein product: MAGVIPESAIEAVNRTLNNFKDFQTHFSDFLPLCEPDTLSELHPLQRAQSLLLLAKATTTLFTLKLRCTGVDPDDHPVSSELERLKLYQEKLDRCIDLSKAPLRPSATLNYQAATRFIEHSLPDLTSDQKKNMREISRRERVNRGHSEGHVSKRRKYLSSNKTSVKTAAQEFLEKATRELLGDEKSSFKGPLRPQDSDGDDMSTEN